Proteins from a single region of Candidatus Dependentiae bacterium:
- a CDS encoding DUF1343 domain-containing protein, with protein sequence MKKIMQLLMLVCVLILQSLSASMSASNIGQRFIITLPENQDLKQLAQWLEQIKPGGVMLTAPHMSNRAQTKKLCTFLQNTARKLEIHPLFICVDWEGGIVSRPNESGGFFSVPSPWSLAQAGRPACFLAGMLIGHQLHSVGVNVNFAPSLDLFTPQNYILATRCFDSNSEKTAECGIAFAQGLLSQGVLPVVKHFPGLGLGVKDTHLDQTIISVDKDLFDEHKQPFERALQAGIPMIMAGHAIYNQFGDQPVTLNKNATDYLKKINPDALLITDDFCMQGVRENRMLEDAFKESLNAGYHLIIFSPAHAPEFIKKNSSQIQLQKLLNDLSLICDKTQIGNGIKHISRIKEKYLAQKMSFADLDEKKLSVFIAKRCLQTDDIKHQLTGPVALISLRLPKIRTAEAWFIDNKQSYLCQKLNTKNIQVDEHILDPTSKDSIQELESLIAEFKKKSTQKILVQTMFYGGGAWNAIQKQWLEKLAPLQDQLIIISLGHPYEQTILPDATVIHIGSFQKPLLDNLVEALQRKPLQTGADKLAAKPEAFLTGKKFGLLCHRCSVAQKNGILKFLPDILKEWADQQKEPTQLAALFSPEHGLLGTQEAFAFINSEHKSQWGCPNYSLHGNNKKPTPDMLKNLDLLIIDLQEVGTRCFTYLSSMKLVLEAAAEQKVPVLVLDRPNPLALWGAAGPDLESEHESFLGKVQTKFLHGLTIGKLAQIMNQEINAQLQVLLCENIAQDHFLSKVFIPPSPNIMSIDHAYAYPMTVFIEGVNYSEGRGTNYPFLQIGAPWVDADQLAGTLNQKKLSGIFFEAISFTPRSIPGVADKPKHQDKLCHGVFIHIHNREKTEPMIVAKTILETLFTLYPEKTQWITYGKRYALDLLAGTSSWRKHIDIGRA encoded by the coding sequence ATGAAGAAAATAATGCAACTCCTTATGCTTGTTTGTGTTCTGATATTGCAATCCTTAAGCGCTTCAATGAGTGCTTCAAACATTGGTCAACGGTTTATTATTACCCTTCCTGAGAATCAAGATCTTAAGCAATTGGCACAGTGGCTTGAGCAAATCAAGCCTGGTGGCGTTATGCTTACCGCGCCACACATGAGCAACCGTGCACAGACAAAAAAACTCTGCACATTTTTGCAAAATACCGCACGTAAACTTGAGATCCACCCTCTTTTTATTTGCGTTGACTGGGAAGGAGGCATTGTCTCACGCCCAAACGAAAGCGGCGGATTTTTTTCTGTGCCAAGCCCTTGGTCTCTTGCTCAGGCAGGCCGACCCGCATGCTTTCTTGCCGGCATGCTCATTGGCCATCAACTGCACAGTGTTGGCGTGAATGTGAATTTTGCACCATCACTGGACCTCTTTACACCGCAAAATTATATTCTTGCAACGCGCTGCTTTGATTCAAATTCAGAAAAAACAGCCGAGTGTGGGATCGCTTTTGCTCAAGGTCTTCTGAGTCAAGGAGTACTTCCAGTCGTTAAACACTTTCCTGGCCTTGGACTTGGCGTAAAAGATACACACCTTGATCAGACTATTATTTCGGTTGATAAAGACCTCTTTGATGAGCATAAACAACCGTTTGAACGTGCATTACAAGCCGGAATTCCTATGATTATGGCTGGGCATGCTATCTATAATCAATTTGGCGATCAGCCGGTAACGCTCAACAAAAATGCTACCGATTATCTGAAAAAAATTAACCCTGATGCTCTGTTAATCACTGATGATTTTTGTATGCAAGGAGTTCGAGAAAATAGAATGTTGGAAGACGCGTTTAAGGAGTCGCTCAATGCTGGGTATCACCTGATTATTTTCTCGCCTGCACATGCTCCAGAATTTATAAAAAAAAACTCTTCTCAGATTCAGCTTCAAAAACTTTTAAACGATCTTTCTTTGATTTGTGACAAAACTCAAATAGGTAATGGCATTAAGCACATTAGCCGCATTAAAGAAAAATATCTTGCTCAAAAAATGTCTTTCGCTGATCTTGACGAAAAAAAGCTCAGTGTATTTATTGCAAAACGCTGCTTACAAACAGATGACATTAAGCACCAACTCACAGGCCCTGTAGCGCTTATTTCTTTACGATTACCTAAAATTCGTACTGCTGAAGCCTGGTTCATAGACAACAAACAAAGTTATTTGTGTCAAAAACTCAATACAAAAAACATTCAAGTAGATGAGCACATTCTTGATCCAACAAGTAAAGACAGCATTCAAGAACTTGAATCGCTTATTGCTGAGTTTAAAAAAAAATCAACACAAAAAATTCTAGTTCAAACCATGTTTTACGGTGGGGGTGCATGGAATGCAATCCAAAAACAATGGCTTGAAAAGCTTGCACCATTGCAAGATCAGCTGATCATAATTTCACTTGGACACCCCTACGAACAAACAATACTACCTGATGCAACGGTTATTCATATTGGATCATTTCAAAAACCATTACTCGATAATTTAGTTGAAGCTCTCCAGAGAAAACCACTTCAAACAGGCGCAGATAAACTTGCTGCAAAACCTGAAGCGTTTTTAACAGGAAAAAAATTTGGTCTTTTATGTCATAGATGCAGTGTTGCCCAGAAAAATGGTATATTAAAATTTTTGCCAGACATTTTAAAAGAGTGGGCTGATCAGCAAAAAGAACCAACCCAGCTTGCTGCTCTTTTTTCTCCAGAACATGGCTTACTCGGAACACAAGAAGCGTTTGCGTTTATCAACTCAGAGCATAAAAGCCAATGGGGTTGTCCAAACTATTCACTGCATGGCAATAACAAAAAACCAACGCCTGATATGCTCAAAAATCTTGATCTGCTGATTATCGATTTACAAGAAGTTGGAACACGCTGCTTTACCTACTTAAGCTCAATGAAGCTTGTTCTTGAAGCGGCTGCTGAGCAGAAAGTTCCTGTTTTAGTACTCGATCGACCAAATCCACTCGCACTGTGGGGAGCTGCTGGCCCAGACCTTGAATCAGAGCATGAATCGTTTCTTGGAAAAGTTCAGACGAAATTTTTGCATGGATTAACAATTGGGAAACTTGCCCAAATTATGAACCAAGAAATTAATGCACAACTCCAGGTGCTTTTATGCGAAAACATTGCCCAAGATCATTTTTTATCAAAAGTGTTTATTCCACCCTCACCAAACATCATGAGTATTGATCATGCCTATGCATATCCAATGACCGTTTTTATTGAGGGAGTTAACTACTCAGAAGGACGCGGTACCAATTACCCTTTTCTGCAAATAGGTGCCCCCTGGGTTGATGCAGACCAACTTGCAGGAACGCTCAATCAAAAAAAACTATCTGGGATTTTCTTTGAAGCAATCAGCTTTACTCCTCGCTCTATTCCTGGAGTAGCAGATAAGCCTAAACATCAAGATAAGTTATGCCATGGCGTTTTTATCCATATCCACAATCGAGAAAAAACAGAACCAATGATAGTCGCAAAAACTATTTTAGAAACTCTTTTTACGCTTTATCCTGAAAAAACTCAATGGATTACTTATGGCAAACGATACGCTCTAGACTTGCTCGCAGGAACAAGCTCGTGGCGAAAGCATATTGATATCGGCAGAGCCTAG
- a CDS encoding mechanosensitive ion channel — MINRKKLKIIGVDMRRLSTLKVIIVAMTLLVYLPGHCLLPFAEVDKAVALTFFSAIEQRKKRIEELEKQLTAFKKRAENENVSLTKTITKVKLDINNVQLLLKKASDEKSTDVDYLNKKLMLLYDRKQNISRTQELWKNGTEFIEKNIKIDREIIEFLQAKKEDLKPVYSWKEFRDAQIRVSEFSAKIDASRSRRDHLAKQRDAEREKVVTLLKHIEVKNRERDKVIAGAQSGTTSIQKNEISHDADLLHEEINTLEEQAQFARLTIDALNLEAKLQDDEIDFFNYRLNDFKSVLGFIEKRLVLDYDDVELARSEWNHEAQKTLQIKEDIDFATESKKDEKIKIGIELDQVRTEVSNLKTAGKKNDASTKKLSSLLKKLETKFAVIEKELALFEAKKTLAEMSRSIKEQQFNMIDLQYRLRRPIEKTDLIQLLTNFKTQKEFAVSILKSLNNKRNESYSESTRSTESMQAREEKIKDQENTIFKDKALIFEETLRNIREAKKNLDQLIVLREQYLGVNSDLINTQEKIINQYDLILNDLEHRVKTMSIWKRSSKAITFNEFTSAINEADTLFRRMFWETPRYFSPITVVHLVKDWVIYDTSLFFFFIIFFLGAFVGSRFLLKKSGQRTRNQLTRTHPSERAFFYNNIILACINFALEHFILLFTWFFLYLHILFKFSYIFAGLKRFAAPFYLSAFFIFSIPILVYLSHQLLSALKDLNKKLSYLFFAEKLQDRLISLLTMFFYSTAILIPLRLALISYAQAPSQFAVVILAAYSLILIIILALFVSKEYALTLIPVKHPILMWLKRSIDRHYYPVFFFVIALLILSNPYIGYSNLAWYLSFVVPSSVLLVLAIFSLHHYIRKYSVFLFMKEEDDEISDKFEYAKTYYGFFVIFTFIVLLFVAFLLVSRLWGYNYGPADIWKLLAEEWVIKIDGSTSLGFVQFIVLTSFIAGGFLISSLTHKFVFNKLFDILRTEPGTQNTFSRIFHYTTIGMAIMLGFTAIKLGQFIGWVGGFLIIGIGLALKDLVVDFVAGFFVLIERPIEIGNYISVDDVEGTVRKIAARSTIITTGRNQSVIIPNKDLVNKQIINWGHGRFAIGVELYIRVEHDADPELVRKIITSVLQSNPLILRVPNIVVRLEGLEENALYFLARGFISARRVKDQFEIASGLRIEVVKAFREHRITLAQPQRVIHMAADRENEQKPVSPLEIKFDRP; from the coding sequence ATGATTAATAGAAAAAAGCTTAAGATTATAGGGGTTGACATGCGTCGATTATCCACGCTCAAAGTTATTATAGTTGCAATGACACTCCTTGTTTATTTGCCAGGTCACTGCCTTCTTCCATTTGCTGAAGTAGACAAAGCTGTTGCTCTTACTTTTTTTAGCGCAATTGAACAGCGAAAAAAACGAATTGAGGAACTTGAAAAACAGCTTACGGCTTTCAAAAAACGAGCTGAAAATGAAAATGTTTCTCTCACTAAAACAATTACCAAAGTTAAACTTGATATTAACAATGTTCAATTGTTACTTAAAAAAGCATCCGATGAAAAATCAACCGATGTTGATTATTTAAATAAGAAATTGATGCTCCTTTACGACCGCAAACAAAACATTAGCCGAACTCAGGAACTTTGGAAAAATGGAACTGAGTTTATTGAAAAAAATATAAAAATCGATCGTGAAATCATTGAATTCCTACAAGCAAAAAAGGAAGATCTTAAGCCTGTATATTCATGGAAAGAGTTTCGCGATGCACAAATTCGAGTATCCGAGTTTTCTGCAAAAATTGACGCTTCACGAAGCAGGCGCGATCACCTTGCAAAACAACGTGATGCTGAACGAGAAAAAGTGGTCACATTACTTAAGCATATCGAAGTAAAAAATAGAGAGCGAGACAAGGTTATTGCCGGAGCTCAAAGTGGCACAACTTCTATTCAAAAAAATGAAATATCTCATGATGCGGATCTCTTGCATGAAGAAATTAATACCCTGGAAGAGCAGGCTCAATTTGCACGATTGACTATTGATGCACTTAATCTAGAGGCAAAGCTACAAGATGATGAAATCGATTTTTTCAACTATCGCCTTAACGACTTTAAATCAGTACTCGGTTTTATTGAAAAACGACTTGTTCTTGACTATGACGATGTGGAACTTGCTCGTAGCGAATGGAACCATGAAGCTCAAAAAACTCTTCAAATAAAAGAAGATATTGATTTTGCAACAGAGTCTAAAAAAGATGAAAAAATTAAGATAGGAATTGAACTTGATCAAGTACGCACAGAAGTAAGCAACCTTAAAACTGCAGGCAAAAAAAATGATGCTTCAACTAAGAAACTTTCCTCTCTACTGAAAAAGCTTGAAACTAAATTTGCTGTTATTGAAAAAGAACTCGCGCTTTTTGAAGCAAAAAAAACCCTTGCTGAAATGAGCAGAAGCATCAAAGAACAACAGTTCAATATGATTGATCTTCAGTATCGCCTACGTCGACCGATTGAAAAAACCGACCTTATCCAGCTCTTAACCAACTTTAAAACACAAAAAGAGTTTGCTGTAAGCATCTTAAAGAGCTTAAATAACAAACGAAATGAATCGTATTCTGAAAGCACACGTTCAACCGAGTCAATGCAAGCCCGCGAAGAAAAGATCAAAGATCAAGAGAATACTATCTTCAAAGATAAAGCACTTATCTTTGAAGAAACCTTAAGAAATATTCGTGAGGCTAAAAAAAATCTTGATCAACTTATTGTTTTAAGAGAACAATACTTAGGCGTTAATTCTGACCTGATTAACACACAAGAAAAAATCATTAATCAATACGATCTTATTTTGAATGACCTAGAACACCGCGTTAAAACCATGAGTATTTGGAAGCGATCTTCAAAGGCTATTACGTTTAATGAATTTACAAGCGCAATTAACGAAGCTGATACGCTTTTTAGACGAATGTTTTGGGAGACGCCTCGCTATTTTTCACCAATAACGGTTGTTCATCTTGTGAAAGACTGGGTTATCTATGATACATCACTTTTTTTCTTTTTTATCATATTCTTCTTAGGAGCATTTGTTGGAAGTCGCTTTTTACTGAAAAAATCTGGTCAACGAACACGTAATCAATTAACAAGAACTCACCCTTCAGAACGAGCATTCTTTTATAATAACATCATCTTGGCATGCATTAATTTTGCTCTTGAACATTTTATTCTTTTATTTACTTGGTTTTTTCTTTACCTCCACATACTTTTTAAATTCTCTTATATTTTTGCTGGGCTCAAAAGATTTGCTGCTCCTTTTTATTTATCAGCATTCTTTATCTTCTCGATTCCAATTTTAGTCTATCTTTCTCATCAGCTCCTCTCTGCACTGAAAGATCTTAATAAAAAATTGAGCTATCTCTTTTTTGCAGAAAAGTTACAGGATCGACTCATCTCACTATTGACCATGTTCTTCTATTCAACCGCAATTTTAATTCCACTTCGACTTGCTCTGATTTCTTATGCGCAAGCACCATCACAATTTGCGGTCGTTATTCTTGCGGCTTATTCGCTCATTTTAATTATTATTTTGGCTCTTTTTGTCAGCAAAGAATATGCTTTAACCCTCATCCCGGTTAAACACCCTATTTTAATGTGGCTTAAACGCTCAATTGATCGACACTACTATCCGGTTTTCTTTTTTGTTATCGCTTTATTAATTCTTTCAAACCCTTATATTGGTTATTCAAACCTTGCATGGTATTTATCGTTTGTTGTTCCCTCTTCGGTACTTCTTGTATTAGCAATTTTTTCACTCCATCACTATATCCGAAAATACTCCGTCTTTTTGTTTATGAAAGAAGAAGACGATGAGATTAGTGATAAGTTTGAATATGCTAAAACCTACTATGGTTTTTTTGTTATTTTCACGTTTATAGTACTTTTATTTGTAGCATTTTTACTTGTATCACGCTTGTGGGGATACAATTATGGACCTGCTGATATCTGGAAGCTTTTAGCTGAAGAATGGGTAATCAAGATTGATGGTTCAACATCGCTGGGGTTCGTACAATTTATAGTACTTACTTCTTTTATTGCGGGTGGATTTCTTATCTCCTCACTCACGCATAAATTTGTTTTCAATAAACTTTTTGATATTTTGCGCACAGAGCCTGGAACTCAAAACACATTCTCACGCATTTTTCATTACACCACTATTGGCATGGCAATTATGCTTGGCTTTACTGCTATCAAGCTTGGTCAATTTATAGGTTGGGTCGGCGGCTTTCTGATCATTGGTATCGGTTTGGCACTCAAAGATTTGGTCGTCGACTTTGTTGCAGGATTTTTTGTTCTTATTGAGCGACCAATTGAAATTGGTAACTATATTTCAGTTGATGACGTCGAAGGAACAGTGCGTAAAATTGCTGCACGTTCAACGATTATTACAACCGGAAGAAATCAATCGGTTATCATTCCAAATAAAGATTTAGTAAATAAACAGATTATTAATTGGGGCCATGGGCGATTTGCAATTGGAGTTGAATTATACATTCGTGTAGAACATGATGCTGACCCTGAACTGGTACGAAAAATCATCACTTCTGTGCTGCAAAGCAACCCTCTGATCTTACGCGTTCCAAATATTGTTGTTCGCCTTGAGGGACTTGAAGAAAACGCACTCTACTTCCTGGCTCGTGGATTTATTAGCGCCCGTCGAGTGAAAGATCAATTTGAGATTGCTTCAGGTTTGCGTATTGAAGTAGTCAAAGCATTTAGAGAACATCGAATAACACTTGCACAGCCTCAACGAGTTATACACATGGCTGCAGATCGAGAAAACGAGCAAAAGCCTGTAAGCCCATTAGAAATTAAGTTTGATCGGCCATAA
- the rsmA gene encoding ribosomal RNA small subunit methyltransferase A, translating into MHKAKPKNKPKSLKAIARAKAKYLPKAPPPEPGYPVRKKAFGQHFLRKSSVVDHMIEKVTITPASSTVVEIGCGDGFLTSAILKQTECKELLVFEIDPDWATYVKNKVRDLRLNLQLQNILEVDFQTLTDKAPLIMLANLPYQITFPIIFLIQKNKHLFQEGVIMIQEEVARKIVASHGKGYSSTSLFLQYHFELELMEKVEPGAFAPPPKVFSRLLYFRPKLDVKPIPQEDGFWKFLKLCFRSPRQTLRNNLRTTHYNLAEFPENILKKRAQEFSFDDFLQLWNLIISFKDK; encoded by the coding sequence ATGCACAAGGCAAAACCAAAAAACAAACCTAAATCTCTCAAAGCAATAGCTCGAGCAAAAGCAAAATACCTCCCAAAAGCTCCACCTCCAGAACCAGGGTATCCTGTCCGAAAAAAAGCTTTTGGTCAGCACTTCCTACGTAAAAGCTCTGTTGTTGATCATATGATTGAGAAGGTTACCATTACACCGGCAAGCTCTACAGTTGTAGAAATTGGCTGTGGTGATGGCTTTTTGACCTCAGCTATCCTTAAACAAACAGAATGCAAAGAACTTTTAGTTTTTGAAATCGACCCGGACTGGGCTACCTATGTAAAAAACAAAGTAAGAGACCTGCGACTCAATCTTCAACTTCAAAATATCTTGGAAGTTGATTTTCAGACGCTTACGGATAAAGCACCATTGATCATGCTTGCTAACTTGCCGTATCAAATTACCTTTCCTATCATTTTTTTGATTCAAAAAAATAAGCATCTTTTCCAAGAAGGCGTCATTATGATTCAAGAAGAAGTTGCTCGGAAAATTGTCGCTTCGCACGGAAAAGGCTACTCTTCAACGTCACTTTTTTTACAATATCATTTTGAACTTGAGCTCATGGAAAAAGTTGAACCGGGCGCATTTGCTCCACCACCCAAAGTATTTTCTCGTCTTTTATACTTCAGACCAAAGCTTGATGTAAAACCTATCCCTCAAGAAGATGGCTTTTGGAAATTTTTAAAATTGTGCTTCCGTTCTCCACGTCAAACGCTGCGTAATAACTTACGAACAACCCATTATAATTTGGCAGAATTCCCTGAAAATATTTTGAAAAAACGTGCTCAAGAATTTTCTTTTGATGATTTCCTTCAACTCTGGAATTTAATTATATCTTTCAAAGATAAATAA
- the ppsA gene encoding phosphoenolpyruvate synthase: protein MKFIKIFEEVGINDIALVGGKNASLGEMIQNLSAKGITIPTGFAVTAQAYHYHLEANNLVEPITQLLSKLNKDNLKDFATIGHQIRSLIRTAPLPEDLAAEIKIAYSNLEKRYGNLCDVAVRSSATAEDLPDASFAGQQETYLNIRGEQELLNRITYAFASLFTNRAISYRIDHGFDHMSVALSVGVQKMIRSDLACSGVIFTLDTESGFRDVIYITSSYGLGENIVQGTVNPDEFYIHKSTLKKGFSPLLKKRLGTKQLKMVYSDDTSGSTVNYEVPLHDRMMFSITNQEALELAAMALKIEEYYSDLKGHWMPMDIEWAKDGLDGKLYIVQARPETVHSQQQQQTFLEEYLLDKQKATQAKTLVIGKSVGRKIVSGVARVVEFAKQMHEVMPGEILITDMTDPDWEPIMKIASGIVTNRGGRTCHAAIISRELGIPAIVGSCNGTSKVETGQMVTLDCSSGEVGVVYEGKVPFQIKKMELSNLQKPPVDIMINVANPDEVFNIAKLPVDGVGLARLEFIINNAIQIHPMALIHFEKVEDTQTRDLIERITIEYSDKKQYFIDKLAQEAGTIAAAFYPKPVIIRMSDFKSNEYQQLIAGKYFEPHEENPMIGFRGASRYYHHRYMEAFALECAAMKKIRDEMGLINTVLMIPFVRTVTEAKKVIEVMKSHGLEQGVNGLEIYMMCEIPSNVLLIDEFCKIFDGFSIGSNDLTQLTLAVDRDSELVAPVFDERDPAVKKMLEMAIIGAKAGNKKIGICGQAPSDYPEVAQFLVKLGIASISLNPDTVLKTIIDLNAQ from the coding sequence ATGAAATTTATAAAAATATTTGAAGAAGTTGGCATTAACGATATTGCTCTTGTTGGTGGAAAAAACGCATCACTTGGTGAGATGATTCAAAATCTTTCGGCCAAAGGAATTACTATTCCAACCGGTTTTGCCGTTACAGCTCAAGCATATCATTATCACCTTGAGGCAAACAATCTTGTTGAACCAATTACACAGCTTCTAAGCAAACTGAACAAAGATAACCTTAAAGACTTTGCAACGATTGGGCATCAAATTCGCTCACTCATCCGCACTGCACCACTACCTGAGGATCTTGCTGCTGAAATTAAAATTGCGTATTCAAATCTTGAAAAACGGTATGGTAATTTATGCGATGTTGCCGTACGATCGTCTGCAACAGCAGAAGATTTACCAGATGCCTCATTTGCAGGACAACAAGAGACTTATTTAAACATTCGAGGCGAGCAAGAGTTACTCAATCGCATTACCTACGCATTTGCTTCACTTTTTACCAACCGTGCAATTTCATACCGCATTGATCATGGTTTTGATCATATGAGCGTTGCACTTTCAGTTGGTGTACAAAAAATGATCCGCTCCGACCTTGCGTGCTCAGGCGTTATTTTTACGCTTGATACAGAAAGCGGCTTTAGAGATGTGATTTACATTACTTCTTCATACGGCCTTGGTGAAAACATCGTTCAAGGAACCGTTAATCCTGATGAATTTTATATCCATAAATCAACCCTAAAAAAAGGGTTCTCGCCCTTGCTCAAAAAACGATTAGGAACTAAGCAGCTTAAAATGGTGTACAGCGATGATACGTCCGGTTCTACCGTTAACTATGAAGTTCCGCTTCATGATCGCATGATGTTTTCTATCACCAACCAAGAGGCACTTGAGCTTGCAGCTATGGCCTTGAAAATTGAAGAATATTATTCAGATCTTAAAGGTCACTGGATGCCAATGGATATCGAATGGGCAAAAGATGGCCTTGATGGAAAGCTGTATATCGTACAAGCACGCCCAGAAACTGTTCATTCACAACAACAACAGCAAACATTTTTAGAAGAATACTTGCTCGATAAGCAAAAAGCTACGCAAGCAAAAACACTGGTTATTGGAAAAAGTGTTGGACGTAAAATTGTAAGCGGCGTTGCACGTGTTGTTGAATTTGCAAAACAAATGCATGAAGTAATGCCGGGCGAAATTCTTATCACCGATATGACTGATCCCGACTGGGAACCGATCATGAAAATAGCTAGTGGTATTGTTACCAACCGTGGAGGAAGAACCTGCCATGCTGCAATTATTAGCCGCGAACTGGGAATCCCTGCTATTGTTGGAAGCTGCAATGGTACAAGTAAAGTAGAGACAGGACAAATGGTGACGCTGGACTGCAGTAGTGGCGAAGTTGGTGTTGTCTATGAAGGAAAAGTTCCATTTCAGATTAAAAAAATGGAATTGAGTAATCTTCAGAAACCACCAGTCGATATTATGATTAACGTTGCAAATCCTGATGAAGTTTTTAATATTGCAAAACTACCCGTTGATGGTGTTGGGCTTGCACGTCTTGAATTTATCATCAATAATGCAATCCAAATTCATCCAATGGCGCTGATTCATTTTGAAAAAGTTGAAGACACTCAAACACGCGATCTAATTGAGCGAATTACGATCGAATACAGCGATAAAAAACAATATTTTATTGATAAACTTGCCCAAGAGGCCGGAACAATTGCTGCAGCTTTTTATCCAAAACCAGTCATTATCCGGATGTCTGACTTCAAGAGTAATGAGTATCAACAGCTTATTGCTGGAAAATATTTTGAACCTCACGAAGAAAACCCTATGATTGGATTTCGTGGTGCTTCTCGCTACTATCACCATCGCTACATGGAAGCATTTGCACTCGAGTGTGCAGCAATGAAGAAGATACGTGATGAGATGGGCCTTATAAACACAGTTCTCATGATCCCCTTTGTGCGTACCGTTACCGAAGCAAAAAAAGTTATTGAGGTGATGAAATCTCACGGCCTAGAACAAGGAGTGAATGGTCTTGAAATTTACATGATGTGTGAAATTCCATCAAACGTTTTACTTATCGATGAGTTCTGCAAAATTTTTGATGGCTTTTCTATTGGATCAAACGATTTAACGCAACTTACATTGGCGGTAGATCGTGATTCTGAACTGGTTGCACCGGTTTTTGATGAACGAGATCCTGCCGTTAAAAAGATGCTTGAAATGGCAATTATTGGGGCCAAAGCAGGCAATAAGAAAATTGGTATTTGTGGTCAAGCTCCATCGGATTACCCTGAAGTTGCTCAATTTTTGGTCAAACTTGGAATCGCTTCGATTTCACTGAATCCAGATACTGTTCTCAAAACAATTATCGATTTAAATGCTCAATAA
- a CDS encoding F0F1 ATP synthase subunit A, translated as MNVSIFEYHELQPLSWLGITSRFWTIHIDTLVYTWVGMICLFGLALLGRWAIKKDGTLWYAAYEKLGTILVGLNKESFKDFKYPYFVFINSLLFFTLFNCMVGVLPFMDEATKDLNTTFAIALVSFTFVQYCRIKENGILGYFKEFATPNIVFAPMHIIGEFAKIASMTFRLFGNILGGSLIFIMVVQFVSMYKLYFMPFSIATIIFVWGLRILGIANKFKALKIITTSMLAVVFALSFLEIFFGIFEGLIQAFVLTMLTSTYLAMSGHGGDEKHDSNKFHREPA; from the coding sequence ATGAATGTATCAATTTTTGAATATCATGAGCTTCAACCCTTATCGTGGCTTGGAATAACAAGCCGATTCTGGACTATCCACATTGATACCCTCGTTTACACCTGGGTAGGAATGATCTGTCTTTTTGGTCTTGCCCTTTTAGGCCGATGGGCTATTAAAAAAGATGGAACGCTCTGGTATGCCGCTTACGAAAAACTTGGAACTATTCTGGTTGGACTCAACAAAGAATCGTTTAAAGACTTTAAGTACCCTTATTTTGTATTCATCAACTCGCTCCTTTTTTTCACCCTTTTTAACTGTATGGTTGGAGTTTTGCCCTTTATGGACGAAGCAACTAAAGATCTCAATACAACATTTGCGATAGCATTAGTAAGCTTTACCTTTGTGCAATATTGCCGCATCAAAGAAAATGGTATTCTTGGTTATTTTAAAGAATTTGCAACACCTAATATTGTCTTTGCTCCCATGCATATCATTGGAGAATTCGCAAAAATTGCTTCAATGACCTTCAGGCTTTTTGGAAATATTTTGGGTGGAAGTCTTATTTTTATTATGGTTGTACAGTTTGTATCAATGTACAAACTCTATTTTATGCCATTTTCTATCGCTACTATCATTTTTGTCTGGGGCTTACGAATACTCGGTATTGCTAACAAATTTAAAGCTCTTAAAATCATTACAACATCAATGCTTGCAGTTGTTTTTGCATTATCATTTTTAGAGATATTCTTTGGAATATTTGAAGGCCTTATTCAAGCATTTGTTCTCACCATGCTTACTTCAACCTACTTAGCCATGTCTGGACACGGCGGGGACGAAAAGCACGATAGCAATAAATTTCACCGGGAGCCGGCATGA